DNA sequence from the Candidatus Hydrogenedentota bacterium genome:
ACTGCAATTGCGCCTCGCCAAGCTCGCCGTGGTAGCGCTTGTTCTCCACCTCCCAGTAGATGTCGTTGAGCGCCAGGAAATGGACCTTCCCGTAGTTGAAGCTGTAGTACGGCGGGCCGAACACGCGCGCATAGGTTTCCGCCTGCCGTTCGTAGTCCGGCGTGTCGAAGTTGATGTCGTGGTTCCCGATGACGTGGTACCAGGGCAGGCCGAGCGTCCCCACGCCGCCGGCGATCTGGGGCAGCATGTCCAGGTTGTCGAAAACCAGGTCGCCGAGGGTGATGCCAAAGGCCACCTGGGCGCCCTGAAGTTCCTCCACGACGTCATGCGATACGAAATCCACTTCCATCTGGTTGCGCGGCTGGGTGTCGCCGAAGCAGAGCGCCGTAAAGGGGCCGTGCTCATCCCGGGGCGTCAACGCGAAATCGACCGACGCGGGGAGGGGGCCCGTGGGGGCGACGCCGGGAAACTTCAGTTCGGGCGAGCCCTCCGGGCGGTGAACGTAGTAGTGGCGGGGCAGTTTCGTGACCGGATCCAGCGTCACCTGCCAGTGCGAGGGCTTGATCACGAAAAGGATGGCGTCCCCTTCGATGTCCAGGGCGTACCGGCCCTCCTGATCCGTCGCGACGACCTGGCGCCCGTTGGAAACCCCGACTCCCGGCACGCCCGGTTCGCCCGCGTCCCAGGACCCGTTGCCATTGATATCGTTGAAAACCCGCCCGTGAACGGTTTCGGCGGCCGCCGCGCCGCAGCATGCCGCGGCAAGCATCAGGGCGGCGCCCAAGCCAGAATAGTATCGCATGAAGTTTTCTCCCTGCGCCGGCCGGCGCCGGCGGTTTGGCAATTGCTTCGAACCATACACGCTACCCCACGGCCTCGCGCCGGGTCAACCGGCCCACGGATGCCGGGTTGCCGCCGCGCCCCTGTTTTGCGGTATAGTGAGGCCCGTTTTCACCCCAACCAACAAGGAGAAACGAAGATGAACGAGCGCACCGGTGAATTAACCTTCAAGGGCGGCCCGCTGACGCTGCTGGGCAACCGCCTGTCCGCCGGCGATACCGCCCCCGATTTCAAACTCGCCGCGAATGACCTGTCTCCCGTTACCCTGGCCGATAGCGCGGGCAAGGTCCGCATTATCAGTGTCGTGCCGTCGCTCGACACCGGCGTATGCGATCAGCAGACCCGCCGCTTCAACGAGGAGGCTGCGGCTCTGGGCGACAAGATTGCCGTCCTTACGGTCAGCGCCGACCTGCCGTTTGCGCAGGCGCGCTGGTGCGGCGCCGCGGGCGTCGATCAGGTGCAGACGCTTTCGGACCACTACGATATGAACTTCGGCGATGCCTATGGCGTGCACATTAAGGAACTCCGGCTGGACACGCGCGCGATCTTCGTTGTGGACAGCGCCAACAAGCTGGTTCATGTGGAGTATGTGCCGGAGATGACCGATTTCCCGAATTTCGACGCGGCGCTTTCGGCGGCGCGCGCGGCGTCCTGAGGGATACTTTTCCGAAGCAGTTCGTGCGGGGCGTTCCGCTTGGGAGCGCCCCGCATTGCGTTGTTAAGGGGACGGTTTCGGGCGGAATTGGCCGGAAACCCGCCCAAACATACAAGCGAGTTGACGCGGCGGCGTTGTACAGGGCATCATAAAGTAGACCTTGACCAGGAAGAATTCATGAATAGTGATAATATCGGTGCTCATCCCCGGCCGGAAGTGCTGGACGCCGATGCGGTTTGCGCCCAATGCAACACCGTCAATGCCGAAGGCACCCTCCTTTGTAAGGTCTGTGGCAATAACCTCCGCGACCAGCGCGCGATCCGGCTTGCCGCCGATCAGGTGATGGATCTGGAGCATACCGGCAGACGCCGCCGGACCTGGGCCTCGGCCGGCCTTTTCGTCGTCGC
Encoded proteins:
- the tpx gene encoding thiol peroxidase; translated protein: MNERTGELTFKGGPLTLLGNRLSAGDTAPDFKLAANDLSPVTLADSAGKVRIISVVPSLDTGVCDQQTRRFNEEAAALGDKIAVLTVSADLPFAQARWCGAAGVDQVQTLSDHYDMNFGDAYGVHIKELRLDTRAIFVVDSANKLVHVEYVPEMTDFPNFDAALSAARAAS